The region ttcCGTATTCTTTTCTTCATCCACTTTTCAGTTTGTCAATTGGGAAACCACTTATccagaattaaaagaaaactaacAGATATTCATGACTTTTAATGGCCATTTCCATGCCAAATTCCCACAAATTCTTAAGTTATCATTTTCTCATCAATTGGTAGATATTATGGGTAGTTTTTGATCCACCAATTCTGTGCTCTCAGAGAAACAGCGACTGAGGATGATGCTGGGATTGGGGGTATACTGTATCGattagagaaagaaaggaaTATGAATTTAGGGTTTGCTTTGAAAGAGATTGAAAGCACTACTCGTGTCCAAAGTAGCGACATTAACCATGATTGGCTCCCTAAAACCACAAAGAATGaggtaagttttaatttttaatttaaaccggTTACCTGTAATTGTTCTTAAGTTCCATGTCTGATAACGCAGCCATATGTGGATTACTTGCTATTGTAGATGTGTGGGTGCATTTGTAGAATTTTTAATGTATCCCATTTAGGTCATAAATATATCATCATCTCCACCACTtcagttataatttaaaacGTAATGTGAGTACATGTATACATGTAGCCTTTTGGTATGAAAATGATTTAGTAGCTGGACATTCCTCACAAAACCTAACtcatactgttttttttttctattgtaaAAGACAGTTGCTGGCCTCAATGCTAACAATATACCTGGATTATTAAACCCCAACAGTGGTGTAATCAATGATTTGGGAGGCGAGCTTGATCATAGCACATCTTTCTCAAATACTGATGGTTCTGGAAATTCGCTAAATCCAGATACGTGGAGAATTTGGAGCATTAAGAGGGCAGGGTTTTCAGACATGCAATTTGAAGGTATTATGTGAGCTGATGTTCAGGAGGTTTGATTGCATTACATTTTGTATCTGCTAACTTCTGTATGTTTATCGATGTACAGCTGAAGAACTTAGCTCTAATAGAACTCATACAGGAAGCGAGGAGAATGTTTTAGGAGATGAAATACTTGACACAAAGGAGGGTTCTAGTGAAACTGTCAGCAGAAGTCAAGAGAATTGCTCTGATGGAGGGATTAATCAGAATCAAGTACGAAGTCGACTACGTGATCTGGAGTTAGAGCTTTCCTCCGTGCTGCAGGCATTGAAGTCAAACACCAGTGAAACTGTATCACAGAAAGTGGTACCTAAACTATGCCCCCTTTGAATGCAATTTGTTTAAAACTAGATTTTGGAACCCTTctctttttatacttttttttcttataagaaaaagCTGGAAGTCAATGTGGAACTGAACTTATAGCTGTTTATTGTTTGTTACACATTGATAAGTCAATATAAGCTGATCCTGTGCCTGAATTCTGTCTGGTGTTTGTTTGCACCTTATTTGGTAAGTCATGCAATGCATCTTCCACATGCTATTTAATGAAATAGAAAAGGAGATAAAGTTTGAATAGAAATCACCTCTATGTCATTTCTTTCCTGAATAGAGAACACTTGTGagggatttattttgtttcgtcatcaatctctctctctctctctcgccccTTTCTCTGCTGTCGAATAAATAGTTGAACTACAAAGGTATTAGTTAACTTggtcaatcaaaatttaaatgtaaaagaAGTTCATCACATATTCTGGCCATCAAATTGGAAAAGGCTTTCTcatcttttgtatttttaggatttaattTAAAGGAGCATTTGCTAgaataaagttttatttcttacaaaaaagaattaagCTTGCAGATTAACAatcttcatttttgttttgttttctcaattcaGGTAGATTTGATCGTCCATGTAGTTTCTTTAGAACCTTATCCAAAGCATATCTTGAACTCTTACAAATCATGTTTTATACTCTTCACCAGGATAATGGAAGCTCCTCTGGTGATTTGCTGAAGCTTTCTGATTCTTGGGAGTTCCAGGAAAATGAGATCATGAATGCCCAGGATAAATTACGGTCAATAAGGGCAAAATTGGCAGTGCTGGAAGGGAAGATGGCACTTGCAATAAGGTATGCTTAGCTCTCTTCATCTAATGGcacatagaaaaataaatggtaCATGGCTCTAATTTGCTTTATCATTAATGCCATATTTCTATTTAAACAGTGATGCACAAAAGTTTGTGGAAGAGAAACTGAAAAGGATTGATGATGCTTCTAGAGCTTTGCAGCTTCTCCGTGCTGCTTGTATAGTTTGGCCTAGTTCTGCCTCAGAGGTGCTCCTATCTGGATCGTTTGATGGCTGGGCAACCCAGGTTGGATCCCATCTAAATTGATTGATCAGAAACTTAGAATTAATGGTACTGGCTCATCTAAATTATAGCAAGGAGATGTTTTGCAGCATCAAATgcatttgcatttatttttgtaCTAAAGCGAAATATCCTACATAACTTTGCTACTCATATTGAGAGACGTAATATCAAAAGCCTACAGCCTAATGGGATGTTGGGACTTGGTAGTTATTTGGTTGTCTGGCACTGTACTGCCCTGTGTTTGTGGACAAAACATGTTGCACAACACAGGCAGGCATTATTCATATTAGTTGGGCTTAGTTGAATAACAAAAGCTGTAGTTTACCCAGAGAGAGTTGGGTCTGATGGAACGGTTGTTTCCCACGAATACATGGATTTTGGTTTGTAGATTTATTGATCCTTGCGATTGTTCTGCCCGCCTTTCTCTATTATGTTGCAACCTCTAGTTTGGGCACGTGATGATATAATTTAGGCAGGGTGGGCTGGGGAGAAGGACATTTAGCTCCAACCCATGCTAATGCCACTGGCAGTTCTAGGTTTGACCCCACACTGCCACCAGCCTGcacaaaataaagaataaaagagaCCTCTTGGTAGTAAAATTATGTCTAACTGtttgaaatattttcatatttctgGGATCATACACTGTTCCTAGAATTGGACAATTATCTCCCATATTTTTGAGAATTACGGGTTGAAAGCTGTCAAGACTGCTTATTTTGTGTTAGCTACTGTTACAgatcatttttatctttccaTTTCTGTTGctttacttgtattttttatatgttgttgCCTCGGCAACCAGATCTAGACCTATGCATGTCATCCGTTTGCTTTACATATAAATAATGCAATGGCATGCTGTTAAATTTCCGCATTTCTCCTATTGATTAAACATGTCCTCAATGTGATCATTTCAGACGAGAGTGAAACTTGAATTTCTATTTTGCAGAGAAGGATGCAAAAGTCTAGTGTGGGTATCTTTTCTTTGTATCTGAAACTGTATCCGGGCAGATATGAGGTAAATCTTTTTTGCCAACTTACATAATCAGGTCCCTTGAACACAGTATATCTCAGCACTTTACCTTTGTGGTACAGATCAAGTTCGTTGTTGATGGTGAGTGGAAGATCGATCCCCTACGCCCTATTGTTAACAACAACGGATACGAGAATAATCTGctcattatcaaataaaaacacagaAAACATGCAACGATGGACACGAGAAGATATTCAAAATCCTAAGAAGGTAAGGAGGCACGCTCGGCAGATTGCTTTTGtgttcctccttttcttttcgacTCTTCTCTTGTAAACATATTGATTGAGTGAGACATACCATTTCTTTCTCTCGTTCATTCTCTTACTACAGGATTAGGATATGTAAAAAGCACTGCAGACACTTATTTTTCTCAcatgttttctttattgatGTATAGACATTGTGTATTAAGATGCAATTTCAGGCCTGTATGTTTTATatgaaagatgatttttttaaaatcatttcttaAGATTTCACGAGGttgtttacttttaaaaaagtttatcaacgagagaaaaatttaatttgattttttaaaaaatatttctttttattttggccggaaagtatttttttgaagttatgaaaaattcaaaaatatcttgttatttattaattatattaaatttgatatataatttttttattgctgtatattttattttgaatttgtttttcaattttatcttttaaaatttaatttaatttgattttcatactaattttagtttttattgattttaatttttattatttttttgattaaattttttatctgttgATCATTTTATACCAATGGTATAACTCAATGCTTTGTTAGTGTAGTGTTTTCATGCGCTTGTTAAACTAGTCATAGGTCCTAAATGTTTATGGAAAGATGTGCgttttaggatttgtttttatttaggatttgttcatttcatcttttcctattagaaaaacattattcattttttacttTATGTTTATCTATAAATATTACTAATTGTATTTGTCTTTCTAATTACATCTAACTTTTTAATcactatatttattaatataacatTCAGAATTTATGTGACATA is a window of Populus nigra chromosome 10, ddPopNigr1.1, whole genome shotgun sequence DNA encoding:
- the LOC133704262 gene encoding protein PTST homolog 2, chloroplastic-like isoform X2, whose product is MLHSITHAPNYSVDLIPRVFLPSMQLEATSNSHNLLRKGKVSNQELRFLAVKETSGFLELKRSWWGSGGGFVRRCNRRDWESCGSDIALETEILEFMKNSENPLMFPSKKQLIDAGRMDLVDAILKEGGWLALGWDFDDNADDADVVDCYSSLTDNKECSTAEIQDKALEYNKGQSSQVSCSSSSISLETATEDDAGIGGILYRLEKERNMNLGFALKEIESTTRVQSSDINHDWLPKTTKNETVAGLNANNIPGLLNPNSGVINDLGGELDHSTSFSNTDGSGNSLNPDTWRIWSIKRAGFSDMQFEGSEENVLGDEILDTKEGSSETVSRSQENCSDGGINQNQVRSRLRDLELELSSVLQALKSNTSETVSQKVDNGSSSGDLLKLSDSWEFQENEIMNAQDKLRSIRAKLAVLEGKMALAISDAQKFVEEKLKRIDDASRALQLLRAACIVWPSSASEVLLSGSFDGWATQRRMQKSSVGIFSLYLKLYPGRYEIKFVVDGEWKIDPLRPIVNNNGYENNLLIIK
- the LOC133704262 gene encoding protein PTST homolog 2, chloroplastic-like isoform X1, encoding MLHSITHAPNYSVDLIPRVFLPSMQLEATSNSHNLLRKGKVSNQELRFLAVKETSGFLELKRSWWGSGGGFVRRCNRRDWESCGSDIALETEILEFMKNSENPLMFPSKKQLIDAGRMDLVDAILKEGGWLALGWDFDDNADDADVVDCYSSLTDNKECSTAEIQDKALEYNKGQSSQVSCSSSSISLETATEDDAGIGGILYRLEKERNMNLGFALKEIESTTRVQSSDINHDWLPKTTKNETVAGLNANNIPGLLNPNSGVINDLGGELDHSTSFSNTDGSGNSLNPDTWRIWSIKRAGFSDMQFEAEELSSNRTHTGSEENVLGDEILDTKEGSSETVSRSQENCSDGGINQNQVRSRLRDLELELSSVLQALKSNTSETVSQKVDNGSSSGDLLKLSDSWEFQENEIMNAQDKLRSIRAKLAVLEGKMALAISDAQKFVEEKLKRIDDASRALQLLRAACIVWPSSASEVLLSGSFDGWATQRRMQKSSVGIFSLYLKLYPGRYEIKFVVDGEWKIDPLRPIVNNNGYENNLLIIK